The genomic DNA AAGGGGAAAGCGTAAGGGTATAATTGAGACAACATTATGGCTGTAAGGAGGCCACCGTGCGTTTTGACGACCTGAACTGGATGGACATAGAACACTACCTCGAGCACGATGACCGCTTGATGGTGGTGTTGGGCGCTTGTGAACAACACGCCTATTTGAGCCTGACCACCGATGTCAAAGTGCCCCTGGCGCTGGCCGACGCCGCCAGCCGTCGCACGGGGGTGCTGGTTGCCCCGCCCCTCAACTTCGGCGCGTCGCCCTATTTTCTCGCCTACCCCGGCACCATCAGCCTGCGCCTCAGCACCCTGCTGGATGTGGTAGAAGACATGGTGCGCTCGGTGCACGGCTACGGCTTTCGCCGCCTGCTCTTCCTCAACGGCCACGGGGGGAACATTCCAGTACGGGGGCGCCTTTACGAACTGGCTTCCCAACTGCCCGACCTGCGCATCGCATGGTACGACTGGTGGCTTTCCGACACCGTCAAGCGAGTGGCCGAAAAGCATGGCCTGCAACCCGCCCATGCCAACTGGCTGGAAGCCTTCCCCTTCACCATCGTAGGCGAGATGCCGGAAGAATACAAAGCGCCGCCCAAAGTGCCGGGTTTGCTCGGCGCGCAGGAAGCCCGCAAAGTGTATGGCGACGGCTCGTTTGGCGGGCCGTATCGCGCTCCTGAAGCCGTGATGGATGAGTTGTTTCGCGAGGCGTTAGAAGACGTGCTCAACCTGTTGCAATTTGATGCGTAAGGTGAGCGGCGTAAGCCGCTCGGGTGCCCCATGGCGTCGGTGCTTCCGCTCGACGAATTGACGCGTGTCTTGACCCGAAGCGCGGGGGAGGAAATCTTACAACGGGTGCTGCAACGCGGCGCGCCCGTGGCGGTCCTTTTCGTTGACATTGACCATTTCAAAAGCATCAACGACGCCTTTGGGCACGAAGTGGGCGACCACGCCTTGCAATTCGTGGCCGAGCGCCTGCGAGCAGTGGTCGGCCAACAGGGGCACGTCGCCCGCTATGGCGGCGACGAGTTCTTCATCGTCCTGCCCCAAGCCGATGAGATCATGGGGCGCACCATCGGCGAGCAACTGCTGGAAGACCTGGGCGGGCGGGTCGTTTCGCCGGCCTACCCTTTGCATTTGCGGCTGAGCATCGGCATGGCATTGGGGCCGCGCGACGGCACCACCCCTGCCGTCCTGCTGCGCACCGCCGACCGGCGGCACTACTTCGCTAAACATGCCGGGGGGCACTGCCTGGTAGCCACCGACCGGCGGGCTACGGGAGAACTAGTAGCCGTGCCGCGCCGCCCCATTGGGCAACGTCAGCAATTGGCCTTGCTCTACACCCGCCTGGAAGAACTATTGCACCATAGCAGTGGCGTCATTCGAGTGCAAGCGCCGCCCTATGGCGGGGCAGACAACTTCCTTCGCATTGCCCAAGACATCAGCCGCCTGCAAGGCTACCTCGTTGTCCCCGTCGAGGCCACACCCCCTCGCCATTTACGCTACCTCGGCGCGCTCAGCCACGCCGTGGCCCACGCCCTCAGCCAGCAAGGGGAAAGCATCCCACCGCTGGAAACCCCCGCCCAGCTCTTGCGCGCCCTGAAGCACCTGCTGCAGGTCGCCCAACCAGCCAAAGGGCTGCTGTTGACCATCACCAACGCCGCCTGGCTGGATGAAGCCAGTGTGCAGGTAGTCCAGCACCTCTTGCGTCTGCCAGAAGGCTTTGAACACGTCGGTCTGGTCTATGCTGCGGTAGGAAACGCCCAAACGCGCTTCCGGGCGCCCATGTATGCCAACATCACCCTGCCGCCGCTCGACCGACACGAAGTCAAAGCCTGGATCCGGCACGCTCTGCGGTGGGAACCTCCTGAAGTGCTGGCGCGCTGGGTTTGGGAGCAAACAGAAGGGCTACCCGAAAAAATCCACCAAACACTGGCTGCGCTGGTGCACCGCGGCTACCTGCAGCCACAGCCGGAAGGCTGGCGCTGGCAACTGCCCACCGACTGGGATCCCCCCACACCCAACCACGCCGATCCTGCCCAAATCGGGGTGCCTTCTGACCTGCCTCTGCTGTTCGGGCGCAATCGCGAACTCTGGACCCTGCAAGAAGCCGTCAAAAAATTCCCCCTGGTGACGGTAAGCGGCGCGGGGGGCGTCGGCAAAAGCCGCTTGCTGCAACAACTGGCGCTGGAAAGCCACAAGCACTTTCCGGATGGCGTGCGCTACATCGCGCTGGAAGGCGTAAGCGGCGACCGCCTGGCCGCTGCCCTGGCGCGCGGCTTACGGATTCCCCTGCAAATGCGCGGCGAGATCTTCCCGCAAATTACCCAGCACCTCCAAAGCCGCCGCATGTTGCTGGTGCTGGACGGGGTAGCCGCTGCACCAGAAGCCACCATGCTGCTGAGCCGTTTAGCCAATGCCGTGCCCCAAAACCGGATGGTGGTGGGTACCCTGTGGCAATTGCACCTGCCCACCGAGCACGTCATCCGCCTGGCAGGGCTGGAAACGAGCGAAGAAGAGGGAACTTCGCCAGCCGCGCATCTCTTCTTCCACATCGCGCGCCGCAGCGGCGGGGGGCAGCATTGCGGCGAAGGGCGCGGGCGTGAAGAAGTCGAAGAAATTTGCCGCTGGGCTGAAGGCTCGCCCATGGCCGTGCGCATTCTGGCCTCATGGTGCAACACCCTCACGCCCGCGCAAATTCTGGAATCGCTAAGCCATGTCAAAACCCGCACCAACCCCCTGGAAGCCGCGCTGGATGCCTTTTGGGGGGCGCTCTCGCCCGATGAGCGCCGTCGTTTGGCGCTGTTAGCCTTGTTTGAAGGGGCCTTCCCCCTGGCCGCCGCGCGCGAAGTGGCCGACGCCTCGCTTTTCTTCCTTGACGCGTTGGCCGCCAAAACCTATCTTTCCCGGCGCGGAGGGGGGCGGTTTTACCTGCACCCCCTTTTGCAGCAATATGCCCGTGTGCGCCTGCAGGCTTTCCCCGACGACGTGACTCGCGCCCAGCGGCAACACGCCTTCTGGTATCTGCAACGCCTGCCCGAAACCGCCGGAGCCCACACCGAAGCCGAGCGCTGGGGCTTCCTGGCTTCCGAAGACGACATCCCCGACATCACCAAAGCCTGGCGTTGGGCACTTCACCACCGGGAAGCCGCGCTGCTGGCAGAGGCTGCCCCGTGGGTGTTCCCCTCCCTGGGGGAACTGAACCAGTTTGCCGAAACCTTCGCGCTGGTGGATGAAAGCGTGGCCCACCTGCGGCGGTGGGAAACGCGACAACGCGACCGGGATTACTTCCGGCTTCGGGCCTACCTCGAGGTGGTGCGGGCCGAGTTCTATTACCACTTCGGCGACTACCAAGAAGCGTTGCACATCCTCCGGCGAGTCTACCGGCGGCAATTCCCCTCCCTCCCGCCGCTGCACCAGGCCCACGTGACCTCCGTTCTGGGGCGCGTCCACAGCGCCCTGGGCGACTACGCCGCGGCGGTATCCTTCATGGAACACGCCTATCAGGTTTACCAGCAAGAAGACATCGCCCCGCTGCTGCTTTCGCTGCTCAACGCCATTGGCGTCGCGGCCTACGGTCAGGGCGACCTGACCGCAGCCGAGCATTTCTTTGGGAAGGCGCTGGCGCTCAGCCGAGAGCAAAAGAAGCCTCGCGCGGTGGCGGCGCTGCTCAACAATTTGGGCAACATCGCCTGGCAACGCGGCCGCCACGAGCAGGCCGAACAAATGCTCCACGAAGCACTGCGCCTGCTAAAAGGGGAAGACCCACCCAGCCTGAAAGCCTCGGTGCTGGACAGCGTCGCGCGGGTGGAAAGCGCACAAGGGGCTTACCAGCGGGCCCTCAACCACCTCAACGAAGCCATCTCGCTTTCCCGACGCATCAGCGCCTGGCCGAACGCGCTGGTTGCCATGAGCACCGTCGCCCAGGTGTGGGCAGAAATCGGGCACGCCAAAGAGGCGGCCGATTTGCTCGCCACCATTACCCGCTGCCAGGAACTGCCCCATTACGACTATGCCCAGGTGCAAGCAATCATGCAGCGCCTGCCGGAAGGCAACCCCTTGGCGCTTTCCGACGTCGACGCATTGACCCAGTATGTGCTCCACCAAAACCGCTTGTGGGGCATGGAATTGAGCCATGCCCCACAAGCAGATCCTTCTCCAGGAGGTTCACCATGAAAAAGCAAATCATCACCACCGACAAAGCGCCCAAGGCCATTGGGCCATATTCCGCCGCGGTGCGCGTTGGCGACTTCGTGTACACCGCCGGGCAAATTGGCATCGACCCGGCGACAGGCGAAGTGGTCTCCGGCGGCATCGAAGCCGAAACGCGCCAGGCGTTGACCAACCTCAAGCACATTCTGGAAGCCGCAGGGGCCTCGCTGGATAGCGTGGTCAAAACCACGGTCTTCCTGCGCGATATCAACGACTTCGCCCGCATGAACGCCGTTTACGCCGAATTCTTCACCGCCAACCCGCCGGCGCGCTCGGCGGTGCAGGCTGCCGCGCTGCCCAAAGGCGTCGCGGTGGAAATCGAAGCCGTGGCCTTCGTGGAGGGCTGAATTGTCCACCGACCGCCCGCTCGTGCTTGTGGTGGATGACGAACCGCACATCGTCCAGCTCACCCGCATGTATCTGGAGCGGGAAGGCTATCGTGTGCACAGCGTGGGCGATGGCGAGGCTGCCCTGGCCGCGGTGGCTTCCCTGCACCCCGAGGCCATTGTGCTCGACATCATGCTGCCCAAACTGGACGGGCTGGAAGTCGTCCGCCGGCTGCGCGCCGACGAGGACCCAGTGCCCATCATCATGCTTACCGCCCGCGACGACGATTACGACAAAATCCTTGGACTGGAACTCGGCGCGGACGACTACCTGACCAAACCCTTCAACCCACGGGAACTGGTCGCGCGGGTCAAGGCGCTGCTGCGCCGGCAGGAACGCTTTGCCGCGCAGGCGGCGGCGCAGCCCAGGCCCGTGCGCCTTGGCAACACCGAAATTGACCCTGCGGCGCGAGAAGTGCGGGTTGCCGGTCGCGAAGTGCCCTTGCGCGCCCAGGAATTTGAACTGCTGTGGGTCTTCGTGCAGCACCGCGGCATGGTGCTCAGCCGCGAGCAGTTGCTGCGGCTGGCCTGGGGCTACGACTACGTCGGCCAAACGCGCACGGTGGATGTGCACATCGCCCAGTTGCGCAAGAAACTGGGCGAAAGTGACCTCAAGATCGAAACCGTAACCGGCGTGGGCTACAAACTGGCGGTGTAAATGCTTCATTCCCTACGGGCACGTTTGCTGTTGACCTACCTTGCCATCATTGCCGTGGTGCTGGGGGTCGTTGCGGCAGCCCTGGCAGTGCTGATTATCCGCAACCCGGCCATCTACCGGCGGGTGTACACCCGCCAGGCGCTGGCCCTGCAAATTGCGCGGCGGCGGCTGGAATCTGGCCCCGTGGAAGAGCCTGCGCTGGCCTGGCGCGAAGCCGTCCGCATCGCCGAAGTGTTGCAGGCACGCGCGTTGGTGCTTTCCCCCGACGGGCAGGTGTGGCGCGACACTGCCCCCACCGCGCCGGCGTTGCACTTCCCACCGCTCACAGGCAAAGACGTTCAGCACGGGCGGGTGCGCGCTGCCGATGGCAGCCCGTGGGCTTATTCCGCCCTGCGGGTGCGCAACGGCTGGTGGCTGGTTATCGCCGAGCCTCTGCCCCGCCCCCTCGAAATGCTCTGGCGCAACCGCCAGGACTGGCTGGTGCCGCTCGCCGAAGCCGCCGTGCTCGCCCTTTTGCTGGCATTAGTGCTGGCCTGGTGGCTCAGCCGCTGGGTGGCGCGCCCCCTCCGCCGCACTGCCAAAGCCGCGCGCGCCCTGGCCGAAGGGCATTATCAGCCAGTACCTGAAGAAGGCCCCCAGGAAGCCCGCCTGCTGGCACGCACTTTCAACGAAATGGCGCGCCGCGTGGAGGCTTCCCAACGCTCACAGCGCGAATTTGTCGCCAATGTTTCGCACGAACTGAAAACCCCCATCACTTCCATCCAGGGTTTTGCCCAGGCCATCGTTGATGGCACCGCCGATGACCCCGAAAGCGTGCGCACCGCCGCCCAGGTCATTACCGAGGAAGCCGGGCGAATGCACCGCCTGGTGCTGGCCTTGCTCGACCTCGCGCGCCTGGATGCCGGAACAGCCGACCTGCGCCGCGAAGCCGTGGCGTTGCGGCCTTTGCTGGAAAACCTGTGCCTCCACTTCCGGCCGCAGGCCGAAACAGCGGGCGTGCGCCTCACCCTGGAAGCCCCTGACGGCCTGAGCGTGACCGGCGACAGCGACCGTCTGGCGCAGGTCTTCACCAATTTGCTGGACAACGCCCTCAAGCACACCCCGCGCGGCGGCGAAGTGCGCGTCCAGGCACGCCGCACGGCCGATGGCGTGGAAGTCAGCGTCAGCGACACCGGCGAGGGCATTTCCCCCGAGGTGCAAGAGCGCATTTTCGAGCGTTTCTACCGCGGCGACAAAGCCCGCAGCGGCGGCAGCGCCGGTTTGGGGCTGGCCATTGCCCGCGAAATCGTGCGTGCCCACGGCGGCGACATCACCGTACAGAGCACCCCTGGCAAAGGCAGCACCTTTGTGGTAAAACTGCGGCTATAGTCGCCATAGTCGCATGGTCTGATAGTCGGTTAGTCGCGCCTGCCTGACTATCCGACTATCAGACGATCAGACCACCCGACGCTCTGACACCCTCTCCCCCATGCCTACCGTTTCCGTCATCGTCCCGTGTTACAATGAGCAGCCCACCATCGGCCTGCTGCTGGACGCCCTCTACGCCCAGACCTACCCGCGCGAAGCGCTGGAAGTCATCATCGCCGACGGGCTTTCCACCGACGGCACTCGCGCGGCCATCGCCGCGTGGCAGGCTGCGCACCCCGACCTGGCCGTGCGGGTGGTTGACAACCCCGACCGCATCATCCCCGCGGCGCTCAACCGGGCGCTGGCCGTCGCGCGAGGCAAAATCATCGTGCGCCTCGACGCCCATTCGGTGCCCGCACCCGATTACATCGCCCGCAGCGTGGCCGCGCTGGAAGCCGGCAAAGGCGACAACGTGGGCGGCGTGTGGGAAATCTGCCCCGGTGGAGAAGGCTGGCTGGCCGAGTGCATCGCGGCCGCGGCCGCGCACCCGCTGGGCGTCGGCGACGCCCGCTACCGCTACGCCTCCACCGCCGCCGCGGTCGATACCGTGCCCTTTGGCGCTTTCTACCGCCGCCTGATCGAGCGCATCGGCGGGTTCGACGAGAGCCTGCTGACCAACGAAGATTACGAGTTCAACACGCGCGTGCGCGAATCGGGCGGCACGGTATGGCTCGACCCCAGCATCCGCTCAGCCTACTTTGCCCGCCCCACCTTGCGGGCGCTGGCGCGACAATACTGGCGCTACGGCTACTGGAAGGTGCAAATGCTGCGGCGCTACCCCCACACCCTCCGATGGCGGCAGGCATTGCCGCCGCTCTTCGTGTTGGTGCTGGGGGTGTTGGCCATCGCGGCCACGGTCTGGTGGCCGGCGCGGGTGCTGTTGGGCTTCCAACTCGGCGGATACGCGCTGGCGCTGCTGGGCGCGGGGTTGCACTTGGCCGTGCGGCGACGCAAACCGGCCTGCGTAGTGGGCGCGCCGCTGGCTATGGCAACCATGCACCTGGCCTGGGGCGCGGGCTTCCTGTCGGGCATCGTGTCTCCGCCGCGGGCCGCGAACACACTTTCCCAGCGATAACACCGCCGCATTCCCAATCGCCGCGTTTTCGGGCCTTCCCCCCGCCGAAGACGCACCGAGAGAACCATGCCGCCTGTGCAATCGACGCCCAAAACTTCCCCCTTTCGCTTGCGCCCGGCTGAACGGCGCACCCTGCTGCTCGCCGGTGATGTGGCCGCCGTGCTGCTCGCCTGGGCGACAGCAGTTTACTTCTGGTGGGTAGGCGACCGGCTGGTGTTCGGCTTCCCCGGCCGGGCCTACATTGCCGATTTGCCCCTTTGGTTCCACCTGCTGCCGCTGTTCTGGTTGCTGCTGCTGGTGGAACTTTACACCCCCCACAAAGCCAGCCGCTGGCGGGAAACCGTGCGCGGTGTGGTCATGGCCGCGCTGGCCGGGGGGGTGATTTATCTGGTGGTGTATTTCACCTCGCCGCCGCTGTCGCTGCCGCGTAAAGGGGTGGCCGTCTTCTTCATCGCCGCCACGGTCTACACGCTCATCTGGCGCTATTTCTACATCCGCGTTTTCAACGCGCCGCGCTTCATGCGCCGGGTGCTGGTGGTGGGCGCAGGGAAAGCCGGGCGGGCGATCTTGCAGGCCATCCACAGCATCGAGCCGCCGCCTTTCAAGGTGGTGGGCGTGCTCGATGACGACCCCCAAAAATGGGGCAACACCTTCGAAAGCGAGCCCGTGCTGGGCGGCAGCGAGCAGTTGCTGGAAATCGTGCAACGCGAAGCGGTTTCCGACATCATTGTCGCCATCAGCGGCGAGATGCACGGGCGCATGTTCCAGGCCATTTTGGACGCGCAAGAGCGTGGGGTTGAAATTGCCACCATGGCTGCCGTCTACGAGGAATTGCTGGAACGGGTGCCCATCAAGCACCTCGAC from Chloroflexota bacterium includes the following:
- a CDS encoding creatininase family protein, which encodes MRFDDLNWMDIEHYLEHDDRLMVVLGACEQHAYLSLTTDVKVPLALADAASRRTGVLVAPPLNFGASPYFLAYPGTISLRLSTLLDVVEDMVRSVHGYGFRRLLFLNGHGGNIPVRGRLYELASQLPDLRIAWYDWWLSDTVKRVAEKHGLQPAHANWLEAFPFTIVGEMPEEYKAPPKVPGLLGAQEARKVYGDGSFGGPYRAPEAVMDELFREALEDVLNLLQFDA
- a CDS encoding diguanylate cyclase, which produces MASVLPLDELTRVLTRSAGEEILQRVLQRGAPVAVLFVDIDHFKSINDAFGHEVGDHALQFVAERLRAVVGQQGHVARYGGDEFFIVLPQADEIMGRTIGEQLLEDLGGRVVSPAYPLHLRLSIGMALGPRDGTTPAVLLRTADRRHYFAKHAGGHCLVATDRRATGELVAVPRRPIGQRQQLALLYTRLEELLHHSSGVIRVQAPPYGGADNFLRIAQDISRLQGYLVVPVEATPPRHLRYLGALSHAVAHALSQQGESIPPLETPAQLLRALKHLLQVAQPAKGLLLTITNAAWLDEASVQVVQHLLRLPEGFEHVGLVYAAVGNAQTRFRAPMYANITLPPLDRHEVKAWIRHALRWEPPEVLARWVWEQTEGLPEKIHQTLAALVHRGYLQPQPEGWRWQLPTDWDPPTPNHADPAQIGVPSDLPLLFGRNRELWTLQEAVKKFPLVTVSGAGGVGKSRLLQQLALESHKHFPDGVRYIALEGVSGDRLAAALARGLRIPLQMRGEIFPQITQHLQSRRMLLVLDGVAAAPEATMLLSRLANAVPQNRMVVGTLWQLHLPTEHVIRLAGLETSEEEGTSPAAHLFFHIARRSGGGQHCGEGRGREEVEEICRWAEGSPMAVRILASWCNTLTPAQILESLSHVKTRTNPLEAALDAFWGALSPDERRRLALLALFEGAFPLAAAREVADASLFFLDALAAKTYLSRRGGGRFYLHPLLQQYARVRLQAFPDDVTRAQRQHAFWYLQRLPETAGAHTEAERWGFLASEDDIPDITKAWRWALHHREAALLAEAAPWVFPSLGELNQFAETFALVDESVAHLRRWETRQRDRDYFRLRAYLEVVRAEFYYHFGDYQEALHILRRVYRRQFPSLPPLHQAHVTSVLGRVHSALGDYAAAVSFMEHAYQVYQQEDIAPLLLSLLNAIGVAAYGQGDLTAAEHFFGKALALSREQKKPRAVAALLNNLGNIAWQRGRHEQAEQMLHEALRLLKGEDPPSLKASVLDSVARVESAQGAYQRALNHLNEAISLSRRISAWPNALVAMSTVAQVWAEIGHAKEAADLLATITRCQELPHYDYAQVQAIMQRLPEGNPLALSDVDALTQYVLHQNRLWGMELSHAPQADPSPGGSP
- a CDS encoding RidA family protein, which translates into the protein MKKQIITTDKAPKAIGPYSAAVRVGDFVYTAGQIGIDPATGEVVSGGIEAETRQALTNLKHILEAAGASLDSVVKTTVFLRDINDFARMNAVYAEFFTANPPARSAVQAAALPKGVAVEIEAVAFVEG
- a CDS encoding response regulator transcription factor, with translation MYLEREGYRVHSVGDGEAALAAVASLHPEAIVLDIMLPKLDGLEVVRRLRADEDPVPIIMLTARDDDYDKILGLELGADDYLTKPFNPRELVARVKALLRRQERFAAQAAAQPRPVRLGNTEIDPAAREVRVAGREVPLRAQEFELLWVFVQHRGMVLSREQLLRLAWGYDYVGQTRTVDVHIAQLRKKLGESDLKIETVTGVGYKLAV
- a CDS encoding HAMP domain-containing histidine kinase; translated protein: MLHSLRARLLLTYLAIIAVVLGVVAAALAVLIIRNPAIYRRVYTRQALALQIARRRLESGPVEEPALAWREAVRIAEVLQARALVLSPDGQVWRDTAPTAPALHFPPLTGKDVQHGRVRAADGSPWAYSALRVRNGWWLVIAEPLPRPLEMLWRNRQDWLVPLAEAAVLALLLALVLAWWLSRWVARPLRRTAKAARALAEGHYQPVPEEGPQEARLLARTFNEMARRVEASQRSQREFVANVSHELKTPITSIQGFAQAIVDGTADDPESVRTAAQVITEEAGRMHRLVLALLDLARLDAGTADLRREAVALRPLLENLCLHFRPQAETAGVRLTLEAPDGLSVTGDSDRLAQVFTNLLDNALKHTPRGGEVRVQARRTADGVEVSVSDTGEGISPEVQERIFERFYRGDKARSGGSAGLGLAIAREIVRAHGGDITVQSTPGKGSTFVVKLRL
- a CDS encoding glycosyltransferase family 2 protein, which codes for MPTVSVIVPCYNEQPTIGLLLDALYAQTYPREALEVIIADGLSTDGTRAAIAAWQAAHPDLAVRVVDNPDRIIPAALNRALAVARGKIIVRLDAHSVPAPDYIARSVAALEAGKGDNVGGVWEICPGGEGWLAECIAAAAAHPLGVGDARYRYASTAAAVDTVPFGAFYRRLIERIGGFDESLLTNEDYEFNTRVRESGGTVWLDPSIRSAYFARPTLRALARQYWRYGYWKVQMLRRYPHTLRWRQALPPLFVLVLGVLAIAATVWWPARVLLGFQLGGYALALLGAGLHLAVRRRKPACVVGAPLAMATMHLAWGAGFLSGIVSPPRAANTLSQR
- a CDS encoding sugar transferase gives rise to the protein MPPVQSTPKTSPFRLRPAERRTLLLAGDVAAVLLAWATAVYFWWVGDRLVFGFPGRAYIADLPLWFHLLPLFWLLLLVELYTPHKASRWRETVRGVVMAALAGGVIYLVVYFTSPPLSLPRKGVAVFFIAATVYTLIWRYFYIRVFNAPRFMRRVLVVGAGKAGRAILQAIHSIEPPPFKVVGVLDDDPQKWGNTFESEPVLGGSEQLLEIVQREAVSDIIVAISGEMHGRMFQAILDAQERGVEIATMAAVYEELLERVPIKHLDADWLIRSFVDEARVSAFYLMGKRAIDILGGLVGVTLLAVLFPWIALAIVLESGFPIFFKQVRSGRGGRPFTMLKFRSMRPVPPGEDEGKWADDDAHRITALGRFLRKTHLDEFPQFINVLTGDMSVVGPRPEQPALIADLEKKIPFYRARLLVKPGVTGWAQVNYGYVASVQDTEIKLEYDLYYIKHRSLLFDVIIILRTLGTIFGGKGR